In Eleutherodactylus coqui strain aEleCoq1 chromosome 11, aEleCoq1.hap1, whole genome shotgun sequence, a single window of DNA contains:
- the LOC136582643 gene encoding octapeptide-repeat protein T2-like → MDRGVEGRKEGRKEGRTDSGVEGRRKGRKEGRKEGRTVEGRKEGRKERKEGWMDRGVEGRKEERKEGRTVEWKEGSRKGRKGGRTDSGRKEGRKEGRKERKEGGTEGGKEGRKEERREGRKDGRNEERKEGRRKGGKEGRTDGQRSGRKEGRKKGRTDSGVEGRKQERKEGRKDGQWKEGRKEERKEERREGRTDGQRSGRKEGRTDSGVEGRRKGRKEGRTVNYKSLNPFTLYLVVTPNIICAVMEADSVPH, encoded by the exons ATGGACAGAGGagtggaaggaaggaaggaaggaagaaaggaaggaaggacggACAGTGGAgtggaaggaaggaggaaagggaggaaggaagggaggaaggaaggacggacagtggaaggaaggaaggaaggaaggaaagaaaggaaggagggaTGGATGGACAGAGGagtggaaggaaggaaggaagaaaggaaggaaggacggACAGTGGAGTGGAAGGAAGGAAgcaggaaaggaaggaagggaggaaggacgGACagtggaaggaaggaaggaaggaaggaaggaaggaaagaaagaaaggaaggagggacggaaggaggaaaggaaggacggaaggaggaaaggagggaaggaaggaaggacggACGGAAtgaggaaaggaaggaaggaaggaggaaaggagggaaggaaggaaggacggATGGACAGAGGagtggaaggaaggaaggaaggaagaaaggaaggacgGACAGTGGAGTGGAAGGAAGGAAgcaggaaaggaaggaagggaggaaggacgGACagtggaaggaaggaaggaaggaggaaaggaaggaggaaaggagggaaggaaggacgGACGGACAGAGGagtggaaggaaggaaggacggacagacagtggagtggaaggaaggaggaaagggaggaaggaaggacggACA GTTAATTACAAGTCACTTAACCCTTTCACACTCTATTTAGTGGTGACTCCAAACATCATCTGCGCTGTGATGGAGGCTGACAGTGTTCCTCACTGA